A genomic segment from Neodiprion lecontei isolate iyNeoLeco1 chromosome 1, iyNeoLeco1.1, whole genome shotgun sequence encodes:
- the LOC107221984 gene encoding putative aminopeptidase W07G4.4, with the protein MAVESRWMPCQLKIEVNLCSCDYDGIILVSGSAPGFDEPEPFKTVLYCAAQIDSALGIIGAVLPINLPAKRLIYSPTGPLNMDYHDVRSFAEAATEGVKRALKAGVRCPLLVLLPDIRFDNVELVTLLGALEGLYVPLEVREICPDRCYKACQLAVWSPICSKKLQGIVKLASALESGRYVARDIGGADPERMSPPRVEEYIAELFCGSNVSVQVICDQDTLLREYPLFACVNRAASVIPRHAGRIVFLTYEPPNPACVLETLLLVGKGVTYDTGGTDIKFGGSMSGMSRDKCGAAACAGFMQVVNLLQPPTVKVVAALCVVRNSVGENSYVADEVVTAKSGVRVRVGNTDAEGRMAMADALCHIKEMALCSVNPHILTVATLTGHAVLSAGKGYSIAMDNAVARLVSNAEKLQASGDTMGDPFEISRFRREDFQFHEGRAEGDDVLQAENKPSVKIERGHQGPGAFLIMTSGLDKHGTASEKPLKYTHLDVAASAGDLPSHPTGAPILALAKKFLFNSPEDESDNGVDLKSPEK; encoded by the exons ATGGATGCCCTGTCAGCTAAAGATCGAGGTAAATCTCTGCAGCTGCGACTACGACGGCATCATCCTAGTCTCAGGAAGCGCCCCGGGCTTCGACGAGCCGGAGCCCTTCAAGACTGTTCTCTACTGTGCTGCCCAGATCGACTCAGCCCTGGGGATTATCGGTGCCGTACTGCCAATCAACCTTCCAGCGAAAAGGCTGATCTACAGTCCGACGGGTCCACTCAATATGGACTACCATGACGTACGAAGTTTCGCCGAGGCTGCTACCGAGGGGGTCAAAAG AGCGCTGAAAGCTGGCGTCCGATGTCCCCTTCTTGTATTGCTCCCGGATATCCGATTCGACAACGTGGAACTTGTCACACTTCTCGGAGCCTTGGAAGGCCTCTACGTG CCGTTGGAAGTACGAGAAATATGCCCTGATAGGTGCTACAAGGCGTGTCAGTTGGCCGTTTGGAGTCCAATATGCAGTAAAAAGCTCCAGGGTATCGTCAAGTTGGCGTCTGCATTGGAGAGCGGAAGATACGTTGCAAGAGATATCG GTGGCGCAGATCCGGAGCGCATGTCACCGCCGAGGGTGGAGGAATACATAGCCGAGCTCTTCTGCGGGTCCAACGTATCAGTCCAAGTAATATGCGACCAGGATACCCTGCTTCGGGAATATCCTCTGTTTGCATGTGTGAACAGAGCAGCTTCGGTGATCCCCAGACACGCTGGCAGAATCGTATTCCTGACCTATGAGCCACCGAATCCCGCCTGTGTCTTGGAGACGCTTCTGCTCGTCGGCAAGGGGGTCACCTACGACACCGGAGGAACCGACATCAAATTCGGCGGTTCCATGTCTGGCATGTCAAGAGATAAATGCGGAGCAGCTGCATGTGCCGGTTTTATGCAG GTTGTAAATCTGCTCCAACCACCGACGGTGAAGGTCGTCGCTGCACTTTGCGTCGTCAGGAATAGTGTCGGTGAAAATTCCTACGTAGCTGATGAGGTCGTCACCGCAAAATCCGGAGTAAGAGTTCGCGTAGGAAACACAGATGCTGAAGGACGCATGGCAATGGCAGACGCACTCTGCCACATTAAAGAAATGGCTCTGTGTTCCGTCAATCCGCACATTCTCACCGTTGCTACCCTCACCGGACACGCAGTTCTATCGGCAGGGAAAGGATACTCg ATCGCCATGGATAACGCCGTTGCAAGGCTGGTCAGCAATGctgaaaagttacaggcatCAGGTGATACAATGGGGGATCCGTTCGAGATATCACGGTTTCGAAGAGAAGACTTCCAGTTTCACGAGGGACGAGCGGAGGGTGACGATGTTCTCCAGGCCGAAAATAAACCAAGCGTAAAAATCGAAAGAGGCCACCAGGGCCCAGGTGCCTTCTTGATTATGACCTCCGGGTTGGACAAG CATGGAACTGCGTCGGAAAAACCGCTGAAGTATACTCACCTAGATGTTGCTGCGAGTGCAGGTGACCTCCCCAGCCATCCGACTGGTGCTCCGATATTGGCACTGGCTAAAAAATTCTTGTTCAATTCTCCGGAAGATGAGTCAGACAACGGAGTTGACCTAAAGAGTCCTGAGAAATAA
- the LOC124292608 gene encoding uncharacterized protein LOC124292608, with amino-acid sequence MTSMARTLGGYITENPFQPHGACSCSPLKYTHIDVAPHIPRPHDLPYSGNPVLALAYCYLIQGKCLTIRNDLPFEMQYVCEADCKPVCIPPCQPYAVPCDPCCAPNPPPAQCSQPEDGDRSPQHPYDSGCPAPCQPCDPCCQVLPPQPPGSGDQCPTAEQNCVMEPTYKPNVKRNGLNSCT; translated from the exons ATGACTTCCATGGCGAGAACATTAGGAGGGTATATAACCGAAAATCCCTTTCAGCCG cATGGTGCCTGCAGCTGCTCCCCCCTGAAGTATACCCACATCGACGTTGCTCCCCACATCCCGAGGCCACACGACCTTCCCTACAGCGGCAATCCGGTCCTGGCACTTGCCTACTGCTACCTTATCCAAGGCAAATGCCTGACTATCAGAAACGATCTACCCTTCGAGATGCAGTACGTGTGCGAAGCCGACTGCAAACCAGTCTGCATCCCCCCCTGCCAGCCGTACGCCGTACCCTGTGATCCTTGCTGCGCCCCCAATCCGCCTCCCGCTCAATGCTCCCAACCCGAGGACGGGGATCGATCTCCACAACATCCCTATGATTCCGGCTGTCCGGCACCCTGTCAACCCTGTGATCCCTGCTGTCAGGTACTTCCACCCCAGCCTCCAGGTTCAGGAGACCAGTGTCCAACTGCCGAACAGAATTGCGTTATGGAACCTACGTACAAGCCGAACGTCAAGCGGAATGGTCTTAACTCTTGCACTTAG